The Thomasclavelia ramosa DSM 1402 genome includes a region encoding these proteins:
- a CDS encoding ABC transporter permease subunit codes for MKVLFSKTFIKMFKLIPVVACVIISGFFGFILSNQYLGLMSQKPTYLSLSQDILMFYAVLAFVLLVGMLIWIICSNSGSGLFASEIHEGTMRLLLSKKISRLELVIGKVGGMLVGSFVYLVIFFATFLMVFIILSGVEKDILRMVLAATLAFISYGIILIFILGGLATFLSSCFKKKVPAILILVALAALIFGIIPFARIFLTNTGKYDTYHLYLFDINYHLSLIFNQFLMLVGDFNTMLGDLSMFGMFTNLYSYGVTDFDLGNRAVYTLNQSLNSGLITAVYLALASGLYVLSYRRMDKKDI; via the coding sequence ATGAAAGTACTATTCAGTAAGACATTTATTAAAATGTTTAAGCTTATTCCGGTTGTTGCGTGTGTGATTATTAGTGGCTTTTTTGGTTTTATACTATCAAATCAATATCTTGGTTTAATGAGTCAAAAGCCAACTTATCTTTCTTTATCACAAGATATTTTAATGTTTTATGCAGTTTTAGCTTTCGTTTTATTAGTAGGAATGTTGATCTGGATTATTTGTTCGAATAGTGGTTCGGGACTTTTCGCAAGTGAAATTCACGAGGGGACAATGAGATTATTATTATCAAAAAAAATATCACGTTTAGAGTTAGTAATCGGTAAAGTAGGTGGTATGCTAGTGGGCAGTTTTGTTTATTTGGTTATTTTTTTTGCGACATTCTTAATGGTCTTTATTATTTTAAGTGGTGTTGAAAAAGATATATTACGGATGGTATTAGCAGCTACTCTTGCCTTCATTAGTTATGGAATAATTTTAATTTTTATTCTTGGGGGATTAGCGACTTTTCTATCATCATGTTTTAAAAAGAAAGTACCTGCTATTTTAATTCTAGTAGCATTAGCTGCACTAATTTTTGGAATTATCCCTTTTGCCCGAATTTTCCTTACGAATACTGGAAAATATGATACCTATCATTTATATTTATTTGATATTAATTATCATCTTTCATTGATTTTTAATCAATTTTTAATGCTGGTTGGAGATTTTAATACAATGTTAGGTGATCTAAGCATGTTTGGAATGTTCACAAATCTTTACTCATATGGTGTAACTGATTTTGATTTAGGAAATCGTGCTGTTTATACATTGAATCAGTCACTAAATAGTGGTTTGATTACAGCAGTTTATCTAGCCTTAGCTAGTGGACTGTATGTTTTATCTTATCGCCGGATGGATAAAAAAGACATTTAA
- a CDS encoding ABC transporter ATP-binding protein: MDKLIVIEHMDKVFGNYKAIDDLSFSLEGGKIYGMIGPNGAGKSTTMSLLMGLIFPTKGSGLIKGYPLGSNEAKAIMGYSPEFPNFYSDMSCLEYLVYMGMLSDLSYDEALKRTKELLEEFDLVEHQLKRVAKFSTGMKKKVGLIQAMMHKPEILLLDEPTANLDPTSRYEIIQTLKRLVKQRKMTVLISSHVLTELEMIIDHVIMINKGHVVLNQPIDVVQNEFNQEKILVSCNHNEHLQTYLETKGYFYTLNNGVLRVSIDDKQKCKKEIVKFIYENDYELDLLKEDTISLEGLYQQLVEENDHESTIQ, translated from the coding sequence ATGGATAAATTAATTGTGATTGAACATATGGATAAAGTTTTTGGTAATTATAAAGCAATTGATGATTTGTCTTTTAGTTTAGAGGGAGGAAAAATTTACGGTATGATTGGGCCGAATGGAGCAGGAAAGTCAACAACTATGTCATTGCTGATGGGCTTGATTTTTCCGACCAAAGGGAGTGGTTTGATCAAAGGGTATCCGTTAGGTTCTAATGAAGCAAAGGCAATAATGGGATATTCTCCAGAATTTCCTAATTTTTATAGTGATATGAGCTGTTTAGAATATTTAGTCTATATGGGGATGTTGTCTGATCTTAGCTATGATGAAGCTTTAAAACGAACTAAGGAATTATTAGAAGAATTTGATTTAGTTGAACATCAGTTGAAACGTGTTGCTAAATTTTCAACAGGGATGAAAAAGAAAGTTGGATTGATTCAAGCAATGATGCATAAGCCGGAGATTTTATTACTGGATGAACCAACCGCTAATTTAGATCCAACTAGTCGTTATGAAATTATTCAAACTTTAAAACGTTTAGTAAAGCAGCGGAAGATGACGGTTTTAATTAGTTCACATGTTTTAACGGAATTAGAAATGATCATTGATCATGTTATTATGATCAATAAAGGTCATGTAGTTTTAAATCAACCTATTGATGTAGTTCAAAATGAATTTAATCAAGAAAAAATACTTGTAAGCTGTAATCATAATGAGCATTTACAAACATATTTAGAAACTAAAGGGTATTTTTATACGCTCAATAATGGAGTTTTAAGAGTAAGTATAGATGATAAACAAAAATGTAAAAAAGAAATTGTTAAGTTTATTTATGAAAATGATTATGAATTAGATTTATTAAAAGAGGATACGATTTCTCTAGAAGGACTATATCAGCAGTTAGTGGAGGAAAATGATCATGAAAGTACTATTCAGTAA
- a CDS encoding FG-GAP repeat domain-containing protein, which produces MKKMLTFLIATILILGMSLMPLQAITGINSLVSYGEGNEIEGGCNGKNVDLGEGLSGLMVSNQSELVFIGNDDFKIKVGKPVKEFEIIDDVDNDGLKDVAVYIDSEDDYDDFKIVSSKTSKVLYATKYSYNTINDNNEAVNKNATIRQILFNDNIVYLIYNYHLVGISTKDYQVVFDYEAKDNIWKMALVNNQVIFTTQLGELGSLNKTNGKLNYTVALTTPKEIKDPRYDTLGKVNLNIWDIVYIKDKLYVTTEDAKLYQIDQMNGKIIKTVNLEEGIDEKLGNLLKNNNKWSGQLVPTGIHNISFMSYRMDLLDNNLMLISAYLGSPQIELNEGDSEKEIPHLILIDLEKMEVKLDIPVEQYNLDYSRAVKGIFDNQPALVVPTYASTGKLRLVAYSLNDGTVLKQTNLNLNGINSKNVKIHFANQGERYLLQVDGGVSLLVDQDLKTIEYLGSVKVVNKVVDLSDGTIVSVLNNGKITQIKKMGLGGRDDNLVTFNIPDGYHNNGFEAINYDEKHNHLLSLVSELNANGEVIASHIVIMNLNDGNTLADKKVLLEKGYDENNKYYEHYLIGETIRYFTDMNNDGKSEIIVDENILDGALLTFRSVYNKSFEGATTIIDVGDVNNDGISDLVNIGESEMRLYYSLKNGYDITYQKTNIAKSYDKKLQNNIHVKVLGDLDHDGIKDFVINAYNDKGCQCFQVIKGKDLSVRYSLLKDGVIYENEEDSFSVTGIDYDNDGVDDLVYGIYDEMRTVLSGATGEKLFEYLITDYHNDWDNSMGDPVPLENIVSFNLIENGNSVVKINDLNDDGIQELAYLVRDYDNSDYGTKNILKILNGSNYEELKSKILGKGNYDSSQITTVIGQSKLIYNDGTLSQIYDYRNDSLVAGLKMAVTSARTLNNQLLQLEDNVGQLYSFTDQRDFELVDFNEKDVNDGNLKISYKTEKNGLMYVYDQGNLIEKTTAKNFNVKLLAGEHDLIFSYNDGQGKVTHYATVITVEKSTISRYLIMLLVIGIVAGGFGLVFYPKYRLMKKAGVKHG; this is translated from the coding sequence ATGAAGAAAATGCTTACTTTTTTAATCGCTACGATTTTGATTTTGGGTATGTCGTTGATGCCACTACAGGCAATTACCGGCATAAATAGCTTAGTTAGTTATGGTGAAGGTAATGAAATTGAAGGTGGCTGTAATGGGAAAAATGTTGATTTAGGCGAAGGACTAAGCGGATTGATGGTATCTAATCAATCAGAGTTAGTTTTTATTGGTAACGATGATTTTAAAATCAAAGTTGGTAAGCCGGTTAAAGAATTTGAAATAATTGATGATGTTGATAATGATGGTCTTAAAGATGTTGCTGTTTATATTGATAGTGAAGATGATTATGATGATTTTAAAATCGTTAGTTCAAAAACTTCAAAAGTATTATATGCTACAAAATATTCTTATAACACGATTAATGATAATAATGAGGCAGTGAATAAGAATGCCACAATTAGACAAATTCTATTTAATGATAATATTGTCTATTTAATTTATAATTATCATTTAGTAGGAATTAGTACAAAAGATTATCAGGTTGTATTTGATTATGAAGCGAAAGATAATATTTGGAAAATGGCATTAGTTAATAATCAGGTTATTTTTACGACACAATTAGGAGAATTGGGAAGTCTTAATAAAACTAATGGAAAATTAAATTATACAGTTGCATTAACAACACCTAAAGAAATTAAAGATCCACGATATGATACTTTGGGGAAAGTCAATTTAAATATTTGGGATATTGTGTATATTAAAGATAAATTGTATGTAACTACAGAAGATGCCAAATTATATCAAATTGATCAAATGAATGGGAAAATTATTAAAACAGTAAATTTAGAAGAGGGTATTGATGAGAAATTAGGAAATTTATTAAAAAACAATAATAAATGGAGCGGTCAACTAGTTCCTACAGGAATCCATAATATTAGTTTTATGAGTTATCGAATGGATTTATTAGATAATAATTTAATGTTGATAAGTGCTTACTTGGGGAGTCCACAAATTGAATTAAATGAAGGAGATAGTGAAAAAGAGATACCTCATTTAATACTTATTGATCTTGAAAAGATGGAGGTTAAACTGGATATTCCTGTTGAGCAATATAATTTAGATTATAGTAGAGCGGTTAAAGGTATTTTTGATAATCAGCCTGCTTTGGTTGTTCCAACGTATGCTAGTACTGGAAAGTTAAGACTTGTCGCTTATTCATTAAATGATGGTACAGTATTAAAACAAACTAATTTGAATCTTAATGGTATTAATAGTAAAAATGTGAAAATTCATTTTGCTAATCAAGGAGAACGTTATTTATTACAAGTTGACGGGGGTGTGTCACTGCTTGTTGATCAAGATTTGAAAACAATAGAGTACTTAGGTAGTGTTAAAGTTGTTAATAAAGTTGTTGATCTTAGTGATGGTACAATCGTGTCTGTTTTGAATAATGGTAAAATAACGCAAATTAAAAAAATGGGTTTAGGTGGCCGTGATGATAATTTAGTTACGTTTAACATTCCAGATGGTTATCATAATAATGGTTTTGAAGCGATTAATTATGATGAAAAACATAATCATCTTTTAAGTTTAGTCAGTGAACTAAACGCTAATGGTGAGGTAATTGCTAGTCATATCGTAATTATGAATTTAAATGACGGAAATACGCTGGCAGATAAAAAGGTATTATTAGAAAAAGGCTATGATGAAAATAATAAGTATTATGAACATTATTTAATTGGTGAAACAATTAGATATTTTACAGATATGAATAATGATGGCAAATCAGAAATTATTGTTGATGAGAATATTCTTGATGGGGCATTGTTAACATTTAGAAGTGTTTATAATAAATCATTTGAAGGTGCTACTACGATTATTGACGTAGGTGATGTGAATAATGATGGAATAAGTGATCTAGTCAATATTGGTGAAAGTGAAATGCGATTATATTATTCGTTAAAGAATGGTTATGATATAACTTATCAAAAAACTAATATTGCTAAAAGTTATGATAAAAAATTGCAAAACAATATTCATGTTAAAGTGCTAGGCGATCTTGATCATGATGGAATCAAAGATTTTGTAATCAATGCTTATAATGATAAAGGCTGTCAATGTTTCCAAGTCATTAAAGGGAAAGACTTATCGGTACGATATTCATTATTAAAAGATGGTGTTATCTATGAAAATGAAGAAGATAGTTTTAGTGTGACAGGAATTGATTATGACAATGATGGAGTTGATGATCTTGTTTATGGTATTTATGATGAAATGAGGACTGTTCTTAGTGGAGCAACTGGTGAAAAGTTATTTGAATACTTAATTACTGATTATCATAATGATTGGGATAATTCTATGGGTGATCCGGTTCCTTTGGAAAATATAGTTAGTTTTAATTTAATTGAAAATGGAAATAGTGTAGTTAAAATCAATGATCTTAATGATGACGGGATTCAAGAGTTAGCGTATTTAGTTAGGGATTATGATAATTCTGACTATGGTACAAAGAATATTCTAAAGATTTTAAATGGAAGTAATTATGAGGAGTTAAAAAGTAAGATCCTTGGTAAAGGAAACTATGATTCGAGTCAAATTACTACAGTGATCGGACAATCAAAATTAATCTATAATGATGGTACATTATCACAAATATATGATTATAGAAATGATAGTTTAGTAGCGGGATTAAAAATGGCAGTCACGAGTGCTCGAACTTTAAATAATCAGCTATTGCAGCTTGAAGATAATGTAGGGCAGTTATATAGTTTTACTGATCAACGAGATTTTGAATTAGTTGATTTTAATGAAAAAGATGTAAATGATGGGAATTTAAAAATAAGTTATAAAACAGAAAAGAATGGTTTGATGTATGTTTATGATCAAGGAAATTTGATTGAAAAGACAACAGCTAAAAACTTTAATGTTAAATTATTAGCAGGAGAGCATGATTTAATCTTTTCATATAATGATGGTCAAGGAAAGGTTACTCATTATGCTACTGTAATTACAGTGGAAAAAAGCACTATTAGTCGTTATTTGATTATGTTACTGGTAATAGGAATTGTTGCTGGCGGCTTTGGTTTAGTCTTCTACCCAAAATATCGATTAATGAAAAAGGCAGGTGTTAAACATGGATAA
- the brxF gene encoding BREX-3 system P-loop-containing protein BrxF codes for MNPLTAEIATAQNSDNKLILIIGGPGSGKSKLIHDYSNETGIPILNLDQIFKDDCSEIITVMNDFIDNYDKEVLLLDNKRVLYAKDSNIDMLTFLKELAKKIIVVATWNGTIADNKLIHIRSKLPANLEYSLKNEQIKFIKC; via the coding sequence ATGAACCCGTTAACAGCAGAAATCGCCACCGCCCAAAATAGTGATAATAAACTAATTTTAATTATCGGTGGTCCTGGGAGTGGTAAATCAAAACTTATTCATGACTATAGCAATGAAACCGGTATTCCAATTCTAAATCTTGATCAGATCTTTAAAGATGATTGTAGTGAAATCATCACTGTAATGAATGACTTTATTGATAACTACGATAAAGAAGTTCTTTTGTTGGATAATAAAAGAGTCCTTTATGCTAAGGACTCAAATATCGATATGTTAACATTTTTAAAAGAATTAGCTAAAAAAATAATTGTTGTAGCAACATGGAATGGTACTATTGCTGATAATAAACTAATTCATATTCGTTCTAAACTACCAGCTAATCTCGAATATTCTTTAAAAAATGAACAAATTAAATTTATTAAATGTTAA
- a CDS encoding V-type ATP synthase subunit D, translating into MALKVVPTKGNLIAMKKSLQLANLGYNLMDQKRNVLIKEMMTLLDDVKLIRDQITSSYQEAYDALQEANISMGLITDIVNSTPEDYGISIAYRSVMGVEIPKIAYDKQPLKMTYDIERSNSKVDYAYNCFYNVKQLTVLLAEVENSVYRLANTIRKTQKRANALRNISIPRFESTIKVISEALEEKEREEFTRQKVIKEMKK; encoded by the coding sequence ATGGCCTTGAAAGTAGTTCCAACTAAAGGTAATCTAATTGCAATGAAAAAATCATTGCAATTAGCGAACCTTGGATATAATCTAATGGATCAAAAACGTAACGTTTTAATCAAAGAAATGATGACTTTATTAGATGATGTAAAACTTATTCGTGATCAAATTACTTCTTCATATCAAGAAGCATATGATGCACTTCAAGAGGCTAATATTTCAATGGGGTTAATTACAGATATTGTTAATAGTACACCTGAGGATTATGGGATTTCAATTGCTTATCGAAGTGTTATGGGGGTTGAGATTCCTAAGATTGCTTATGATAAACAACCCTTAAAGATGACTTATGATATTGAACGTTCAAATTCAAAAGTCGATTATGCTTATAATTGTTTTTACAACGTAAAACAATTAACAGTTTTATTAGCAGAGGTAGAAAATAGTGTTTATCGTTTAGCTAATACGATTCGTAAAACCCAAAAACGTGCTAACGCTTTAAGAAATATTTCGATTCCGCGCTTCGAATCAACTATTAAGGTTATTTCAGAAGCGTTGGAAGAAAAAGAAAGAGAAGAATTTACACGTCAAAAAGTTATTAAAGAAATGAAAAAATAG
- a CDS encoding V-type ATP synthase subunit B, giving the protein MSLQYVGLNEINGPLVVLDHVKGASYDEMVDIQLKDGTTRAGRIVQIEGEKVVVQVFEGTNGLSLENTKTRLLGKPMELPVSKEILGRIFSGAGRPIDGLGEVYAEAEMDINGLPLNPVSRVYPRNYINTGISSIDCLTTLIRGQKLPIFSVSGLPHDRLAVQIVKQAKIADEAGKGFAVVFAAMGVTNDVAEYFKRSFKEAGVMERVVMFLNLSNDPIIERILTPRCALTAAEYLAFKQNMHVLVIYTDVTSYCEALREFSSSKGEIPGRKGYPGYLYSDLASLYERAGIIKDAEGSVTQIPILTMPNNDITHPVPDLTGYITEGQITLDVDLNSAGVYPPVGVLPSLSRLMKDGIGEGFTRADHQDIANQLFACYAHVQDVRSLTSVIGEDELSDMDKKYISFGRLFEEYFINQGFDTNRSIEETLDLGWDLVSVLPREALDRLDNALLDQYYNHEKAVERFNIKEKKIIKELQEEGE; this is encoded by the coding sequence ATGTCATTACAATATGTAGGCTTAAATGAAATAAATGGGCCATTAGTCGTTTTAGACCACGTTAAGGGTGCTTCATACGATGAAATGGTTGATATTCAACTAAAAGATGGAACAACTCGAGCTGGTCGAATTGTTCAAATCGAAGGTGAAAAAGTTGTTGTTCAAGTATTTGAGGGAACAAATGGCTTGTCACTTGAAAATACAAAAACAAGGCTATTAGGTAAACCGATGGAATTACCAGTTTCTAAAGAAATTCTTGGAAGAATTTTCTCTGGTGCTGGTCGCCCAATTGATGGTTTAGGTGAAGTATATGCTGAAGCTGAAATGGATATCAATGGATTGCCATTAAACCCTGTATCACGGGTATATCCACGTAACTATATTAATACTGGAATTTCTTCAATTGACTGTTTAACGACATTGATTCGTGGACAGAAACTACCAATTTTCTCAGTATCTGGTTTACCACATGACCGTTTAGCAGTTCAAATTGTAAAACAAGCGAAAATTGCTGATGAGGCGGGTAAAGGATTTGCTGTTGTTTTTGCAGCTATGGGGGTAACTAATGACGTAGCTGAATACTTTAAACGTAGTTTTAAAGAAGCTGGGGTTATGGAAAGAGTAGTCATGTTCTTAAATCTTTCAAATGATCCAATTATTGAACGTATTTTAACGCCACGTTGTGCTTTAACGGCTGCTGAATACTTAGCATTTAAACAAAATATGCATGTTTTAGTAATTTATACCGATGTTACTTCTTATTGTGAAGCTTTACGTGAATTTTCTTCAAGTAAGGGTGAAATTCCTGGTCGTAAAGGATATCCTGGATATCTATATTCTGACTTGGCTTCATTATATGAAAGAGCAGGAATCATCAAAGATGCTGAAGGTTCAGTAACCCAAATTCCAATTCTAACAATGCCTAATAATGATATTACTCATCCAGTACCTGACTTAACAGGATATATTACTGAAGGGCAAATCACTTTAGATGTTGATTTAAACTCAGCTGGAGTTTATCCTCCAGTAGGAGTATTACCTTCATTAAGTCGTTTAATGAAAGATGGAATCGGTGAAGGGTTTACTCGTGCAGATCATCAAGATATTGCAAACCAATTATTTGCATGCTATGCCCATGTTCAAGATGTTCGTTCATTGACATCAGTTATTGGTGAAGATGAATTATCAGATATGGATAAAAAATACATTAGCTTTGGTCGTTTATTTGAAGAATACTTTATTAACCAAGGTTTTGATACTAACCGTAGTATTGAAGAAACATTAGATTTAGGATGGGATCTAGTTTCAGTTCTTCCTCGTGAGGCCTTAGACCGTTTAGATAATGCTCTGTTAGATCAATACTATAATCATGAAAAAGCGGTTGAACGCTTTAACATTAAAGAAAAGAAGATTATTAAAGAATTACAAGAAGAAGGTGAATAA
- a CDS encoding V-type ATP synthase subunit A — translation MNNNVIYSINGPVVKVKDTVSFSMLEMVYVGNDSLMGEVISISKEFTTIQVYETTTGLKPGEPVVSTGSPICATLGPGILRNIFDGIERPLKALEKESGAFIQAGSNVDSLDIAKKWDVTMTVKVGDEVKGGTIYATTPETDLIVHKCMVSPLISGKVVEVVEDGQYTINDVVMKIEDAHGKIIECTLCQKWPIKQSRPVTKRLPIGTPLVTGQRVIDTLFPIAKGGTAAIPGGFGTGKTMTQHQIAKWCDADIIVYVGCGERGNEMTQVLEEFSELIDPKSGKPLTDRTVLIANTSNMPVAAREASIYTGVTLAEYYRDMGYHVAIMADSTSRWAEALREISGRLEEMPAEEGFPAYLPSRLSQFYERAGYMETLNGQEGSVSIIGAVSPQGADFSEPVTQNTKRFVRCFWALDKALAYARHYFAINWTQSYSDYVYDLEKWYSKNVGPKFVSDRQEIAYILAEEAKLNEIVQLMGPDVLPEDQKLIIEVAKVVRVGYLQQNAFHKDDTYVPMEKQLKMMEVILYLNKRCKEAVNQGKVVRRIVDTGIFDQVIKMKYDIPNDNIAKLDTYYHDIDEAIKSVA, via the coding sequence ATGAACAATAATGTAATTTATTCTATTAACGGACCCGTTGTAAAAGTAAAAGATACAGTGTCTTTTTCCATGTTGGAAATGGTATATGTAGGTAATGATTCATTAATGGGTGAGGTAATTTCAATTTCTAAAGAATTTACTACCATCCAAGTATATGAAACTACTACTGGTCTTAAGCCAGGTGAACCAGTTGTTTCAACTGGTTCGCCAATCTGTGCAACGTTAGGCCCAGGAATTTTAAGAAATATCTTTGACGGGATTGAACGTCCACTAAAAGCACTTGAAAAAGAATCAGGAGCATTTATCCAAGCCGGAAGCAATGTTGATTCTTTAGATATTGCTAAAAAGTGGGATGTTACAATGACTGTTAAAGTTGGCGATGAAGTCAAAGGTGGAACTATTTATGCAACAACACCTGAAACTGATTTAATCGTTCATAAATGTATGGTTAGTCCATTGATTAGTGGTAAAGTGGTTGAAGTGGTTGAAGATGGTCAATATACAATCAATGATGTGGTCATGAAAATTGAAGATGCTCATGGTAAGATCATTGAATGTACATTATGCCAAAAATGGCCAATTAAACAATCACGCCCAGTCACAAAACGATTACCAATTGGAACACCTCTAGTAACTGGTCAACGGGTTATCGATACGCTGTTCCCGATTGCTAAAGGAGGAACAGCTGCTATTCCAGGTGGTTTCGGTACAGGTAAAACAATGACCCAACACCAAATTGCTAAATGGTGCGATGCAGACATTATCGTTTATGTTGGGTGCGGTGAACGTGGAAACGAAATGACTCAAGTTCTTGAAGAATTTAGTGAATTGATCGACCCTAAGAGTGGTAAACCACTTACTGACCGTACGGTTTTAATTGCCAATACATCAAACATGCCAGTTGCGGCACGTGAAGCAAGTATTTATACTGGAGTTACTTTAGCAGAATATTATCGTGATATGGGTTATCATGTTGCTATTATGGCTGATTCAACATCTCGTTGGGCTGAAGCACTTCGTGAAATTTCTGGTCGTCTAGAAGAAATGCCTGCTGAAGAAGGGTTCCCAGCTTATTTACCATCTCGTTTATCACAATTCTATGAACGGGCTGGATATATGGAAACATTAAATGGACAAGAAGGTTCAGTATCAATTATCGGAGCAGTCTCACCTCAAGGGGCAGACTTCTCAGAACCAGTTACTCAAAATACTAAACGTTTCGTACGTTGTTTCTGGGCATTAGACAAAGCTCTAGCTTATGCTCGTCACTATTTTGCAATTAACTGGACACAAAGTTATAGTGATTATGTCTATGATCTTGAAAAGTGGTATAGTAAAAATGTTGGGCCTAAATTTGTAAGTGATCGTCAAGAAATTGCTTATATCTTAGCAGAAGAAGCAAAATTGAACGAAATTGTTCAATTAATGGGTCCTGATGTATTGCCAGAAGATCAAAAATTAATTATTGAGGTTGCAAAGGTAGTTCGAGTTGGATATTTGCAACAAAATGCGTTCCATAAAGATGACACTTATGTACCAATGGAAAAACAATTAAAAATGATGGAAGTAATTTTATATTTAAATAAACGTTGTAAAGAAGCGGTAAATCAAGGTAAAGTCGTAAGACGTATCGTAGATACTGGAATCTTTGATCAAGTTATTAAAATGAAATATGATATTCCAAATGATAATATTGCAAAATTAGATACTTATTATCATGATATTGATGAAGCAATCAAATCTGTAGCGTAG
- a CDS encoding V-type ATP synthase subunit E — translation MEKKEQVFLYMKEEIERLANLEEEKILDEAKRLEEEAYNQIKAEAKKDAEALLAKELVEISSNASVEASSSQEEKTKKLVEKRDEYVANIFSEAKDKLVAFANSKDYQAYLVKHMEEIGKLYPMSDSTLELREADMKYKDELIKAYGTALEVEVSDKITIGGFIVKNKATNVVVDESLDFALENQKDWFYKTSGLMIK, via the coding sequence ATGGAAAAGAAAGAACAAGTATTTCTTTATATGAAAGAAGAGATTGAAAGATTAGCAAATCTTGAAGAAGAAAAAATCTTAGATGAAGCAAAGCGTCTTGAAGAAGAAGCATACAACCAAATTAAAGCTGAAGCTAAGAAAGATGCCGAAGCATTACTTGCTAAAGAGTTAGTAGAAATTTCTTCAAATGCTAGTGTTGAAGCTTCTTCATCACAAGAAGAAAAGACTAAGAAGTTAGTTGAAAAAAGAGATGAATATGTAGCTAATATCTTTAGTGAAGCTAAAGATAAATTAGTTGCTTTTGCAAATAGCAAAGATTATCAGGCGTATCTAGTTAAACATATGGAAGAAATTGGGAAATTATATCCAATGAGTGATTCAACTCTTGAACTTAGAGAAGCTGATATGAAATATAAAGATGAATTGATTAAAGCTTATGGTACAGCTTTAGAAGTAGAAGTAAGTGATAAGATTACGATTGGTGGATTTATTGTTAAAAATAAAGCTACTAATGTCGTTGTTGATGAATCATTAGACTTTGCTTTAGAAAACCAAAAGGATTGGTTCTATAAAACATCAGGATTAATGATTAAATAG
- a CDS encoding V-type ATP synthase subunit F has translation MRFYCISDNVDTQVGLRLVGIEGQVVHKRREFLELLETKLKDDSIGIILITTNLIELAPDVISEIKLKQQKPLLVEIPDRHGESKIGETIDKYVSEAIGVKL, from the coding sequence ATGCGATTTTATTGTATAAGTGATAACGTCGATACCCAAGTAGGACTTAGATTAGTAGGAATTGAAGGCCAAGTAGTTCATAAAAGAAGAGAGTTTCTTGAATTACTAGAAACAAAATTAAAAGATGATTCGATCGGAATCATCTTGATCACTACTAACTTAATTGAACTTGCGCCTGATGTTATCTCAGAAATCAAGTTAAAACAACAAAAACCATTGCTTGTTGAAATACCAGACCGTCATGGTGAATCAAAAATTGGTGAAACGATTGACAAATATGTTTCAGAAGCAATTGGTGTGAAGTTATAG
- a CDS encoding ATP synthase subunit C — MTVLEFILPALVVILLSLPLIKVFTGKVSVKSAKIRLATHVAGFAGAVCLALYLAAVTNGVYAEETAVITGTIAQGLGFVAAALATGLSALGAGIAVAAAAPAAIGAFSENEKNFGKSLIFVALGEGVAIYGLLISILIINKI, encoded by the coding sequence ATGACAGTTTTAGAATTTATTTTACCAGCATTAGTAGTTATCTTATTATCATTACCATTAATTAAAGTATTCACAGGAAAAGTAAGCGTAAAAAGCGCTAAAATTAGATTAGCAACTCATGTTGCTGGATTTGCTGGAGCAGTATGTTTAGCATTATATTTGGCTGCTGTAACTAACGGTGTATACGCTGAAGAAACAGCTGTAATTACTGGAACAATTGCTCAAGGTTTAGGTTTCGTAGCTGCTGCTTTAGCTACTGGTTTATCAGCTTTAGGAGCTGGGATCGCTGTTGCTGCTGCTGCTCCTGCGGCTATCGGAGCATTTTCTGAAAATGAAAAGAACTTTGGTAAATCATTAATTTTCGTAGCCTTAGGTGAAGGGGTTGCTATTTACGGGTTATTAATTTCTATCTTAATTATCAACAAAATCTAA